The genome window CGTCATCACGCACAGCGCGCCGACCAGGCACGCCGCGGTTCGTTGTCTGCGCATGGACATCACGTTGCTGGGCGCTGATGAGAGTCCGATGAGAACGGGCGCGCCGAACCGCCGGTAGCATCCGCGGACTGTGCGGGTGCTGGTGGTCGAGGACGAGCCGGGCGTGCGCGACGCCGTGGTCCGCGGGCTCGAGAGCGAGGGCTACGAGATCCGGGCGGCCGGGGACGGTGCGAGGGCGCTGACCGAGATCACCGCGTGGCGGCCCGGGGCGATCGTGCTCGACCTGCTGATGCCGTTCATGGACGGGCTGACGATGTGCCGCCGCTTGCGCGCCTACGGCGACCGCACGCCGATCCTGGTGCTCACCGCGCGCGACGCGGTGGCCGACCGGATCGACGGGCTCGACGCGGGCGCGGACGACTACCTGGTCAAGCCCTTCGACCTGGACGAGCTGCTCGCGCGGGTGCGGGCGCTGCTGCGGCGCAGCTACCCCGGCGACGACACCGTGCTGCGCTGCGCGGACCTGACCGTGGACACCGGGGCGCACCGGGTGCGGCGCGGTCAGCGGACGGTGGAGCTCAGCCGGACCGAGTACGCGCTGCTGGAGGTGCTGCTGCGCAACGCCGGTCAGGCGATGCCGCGCGGGTTGCTCGTCGAGCGGGTGTGGGGCCAGGACTTCGGGCCGTCGTCGAACTCGCTGGAGGTCTACGTCCGCTACCTGCGGCGCAAGCTGGAGGCCGCCGGGGAACCGAGGCTCGTGCACACCGTGCGCGGCGTCGGGTACCGGCTGGACGAGTCACTTTGACGGGTGCGCGGGGGCCGGAGGTCAGCTGTCGGACACGGCGGTCCGGCGCCGCCTGCCGCGGTCGGCGAGCACGTCGAGGATCCGTCGCCACGCCGGTGACGCCTCGGCGACCCGGGAGAAGGCCAGTTCCATGTTCCCCGGTCGGCTGCTGTCGCGTTCGTGCTCGAGCTCCCATCTGTCCAGCTCTTCGATGAGCTGGTCCACGCGGGGATCGTCCGGGTCCCAGTCGACCGACTGATCGCAGAGGAGGTACAGGCGGACCGTCTCGGGGTCGTCGAAGCTGGCGGTCTTGTCCCGTATTCCCTGCTCCATGGCGTCCGGGTCCAGTGCCTGCATCAGGATCCAGGTGTCGCGCTCGAGCAGTACGGTCCGTTCGCTGACCCCGAGGCTGCGCATCCGGTCGAGGTTGGCGACGACTTCGGGGGGCAGGACAAGCCTTTCGCCGCTGTCCAGTTCGGCGATGCGGTGGCGGTGCTGGGTGAGCTGGTCGATCTTGCGCTGCAGTTCGGCGTCGATGTCGGTGATGGCCGCGGCGAACTCGGCCTGCTGTGCGTGCAGCAGCGCGTCGATGCGGGCCAGCGGCACCCCGGCGTCGGCGAGGGTCCTGATCCGGATGAGATCCACCGCGGCTTGCGCGCTGTAGCGGCGGTAACCGGAGGCATCGCGCTCCGGCTCGGGCAACAGCCCGACCTGGTGGTAGTGGCGAACGGTGCGCACGGTCACGCCGGCGGTCGCCGCGAGCTGGCTGATCGTGAGCACCGTTCTCCTCCGGTTTTCGCCGAAACCCAAGCACACGCCGTTGCACTGTCCATGCTTCTTATACACCCGATGACCTCACTCGTTGCGCCGTAGAGTCGTTCGGTATGGGCGCGGAGGAACGCGATGAGGAGACGGTGACGCTGTGGCGGCCGACCCGGCAGAACGAACTCGATCTGGTCGCCTCGTCTGGGTGGCACGCCTGGCCACCGTGGCGGCCGGAGCAGCCGGTCTTCTATTCAGTACTCGACCGCTGGTACGCCACGAAGATCACCCGCGAGTCGAACGTCCCGCGCGAGGGGGTTGGCTACGTCACCCGTTTCGATGTCCGCAAGTCCTTCCTCGACCGATGCACGGTGCAACACGTGGGCGGGTGTGACGTCCGGGGATACGGGATTCCGGCGGAGGATTCGGAGGATCTCAACTCGAACATAGTCGGCGCGATCACCGAGGAGGCCGATTACCGAGGATCTGTCGCCGACGAGGAGTTCGCTGCGGCCGCCGGGGCACTCGGCTCTCCGCTCCCTGCGGCCTGGTGTGACTACCTGCGCGGACGATCATGGTTCCGCCGTGGCTGGCTCTCGTCTGATTGTTACGTATGGCTGTACACGCCCCGCGAAACGGTGGAGATGGATGCCGTCCTCCGGGACACCGGGGCGGATGAGGCGTTCCCCCGGGCCGTCGTCCTTGGTGGCGACGGTTCCCGTGAGCTCCTCACGGTCGACCTACGGCACGACCCGGCTCCGGTGATGCTTGTCGACCTCACCACGAGCGGCTGGCAGGACGCACGGCCCCAAGCCGACGACATCGCTCGGTTCATCGAGCGGATCGAGTCCGGCACCTTCGCCTACGCCTGAAGGTTGTCCCGCAATCACGAGTCCGGGGCGATAGTGGATCACGTGCTGGCGCAGGTGATCGGGGTTGACCAGCCGGGGTGGATACCGACGTTCACGGGGCTGTCGGTGCGGCAGTTCGGCAGGCTGGTGGGCATCGTGCGACGTCCCGGCGCCGAGCAGACCGGCGCGTGGACCTCATGCGCAACCTCACCATGACCCACTGAACACCCGCCCCGACGAAGCCCGCGCATTCCCATGCCCTGCACCAGCACTTGATCACCACGGGACACCTTCTAGGCGCGAGCCACCCGGTCGACGACGTCGCGACCGGCGCTGAAGGCTCGTTCCCCACGGGTTCGGCCGACGGTTCTACCGGGCCGTTTCCGTCCAGGTGACCGGCAGTTCGTGGACGCCGTAGATGTTCATGTCGGTCCTGAGCTTCACCTCGCCTGCCGGGATGGCGAGCTCGAGGACCGGGAAGCGACGCAGCAGTCCGCCGAAACCGGCGCGCATCTCGATGCGGGCCAGTTGCTGGCCGAGACATTGGTGGATGCCGTGTCCGAAGGACAGGTGACCGCGGGCCTTGCGGTGGATGTCCAGGCTGTCGGGGTTCTCGAAGCGCTGGGGGTCGCGGTTGGCCGCCAGCAGCGAGACGACGACGGTCGATCCCCTGCCGATCGTTTCACCGCCGAGCTCGATGTCATCCGTGGCATAGCGGTAGAAGACGTCGGCGACGGACAGGTAGCGCAGGAGTTCCTCGACGGCATCGGGCAGCAGGTCCGGGTCGGCGCGCAGTTCGGCCAGCTGCTCGGGGTGCTCCAGGAGCGCGAAGGTGCCCAGTGCCAGCATGTTGGCGGTGGTCTCGTGGCCGGCGAGCAGCAGCAGGAAGGCGGCGCCGGTCAGCTCCTCGATGGTGAGGTCGTCGTGGCGGGCCAGGTCGGACAGCACGTCGTCGCCGGGTTCGGCGCGCTTGCGCGTGACCAGTTCGGCCAGGTACGTGGTCATCGCTCCCCACGCGGCCATCTTCTCGTCGAGGGACTGGTCCCTGACCATGAACTTGGCGGAGTTGGCCTGGAAGTCGTCCCGGTCCGCGTAGGGGACACCGAGCAGCTCGCAGATCACCAGCGAGGGCACCGGCAGCGCGAACTCCTTGACCAGGTCGACCGGCGGGGTCAGGCGCGCCAGCTCGTCCAGTTGCAGCTCGGTGATGTCGACGATCTGCTCTTCGAGCATCTTCATGCGTTTGACGGTGAAGGCGCCGGTGAGCTTGCGCCGCAGCCGGGTGTGCTCCGGCGGGTCCATGGCGATGAACAGGCCCGGCACCTGCGGGGACGGTTCGGTGGGGGCGGGCATGCCGGGGGTCTCGTACGGCACGTGCTGGATGCCGATGTCCTGGCGGGAGCTGAACCGGGTGTCGGCCATGAGCCGGCGGACCGCGTCATAGCCTGTGACGAGCCAGCCCTCGTGACCGTCGGGGAAGATCATGGGACTGACGGGGTGAGCATCGCGCAGCCGGGTGATCTGGCTGGGCGGGTCGAAGGGGCCCGCGTCGCGCTCCATGGGGAGGCCGTGCGGGATGGGGACCGTTCGGGTCATCGGAATTCCTTTCGTGGCGGTGGTTGCGGCGACGATCGCCGGTGGAGCAGGTATGCGACACGCGGCACTGAAACCGAATTGCCGCAGACGTGCTCGGTTAGGCGCGCGCCCGGCCGACGACGTCGCGGATCGCCTGGACCACGGCGTCGGAACGCTCGAAGCAGAGCTGGCTGTGACCGGTGTCGGAGAGGATCCGCTGCTCCCCGTGCGAGACCGCGCTCACCAGGGCCGCGTCCAGTCTTTTCTTGCCGTCGTGCATCGCCTGCAACGTCTGCTCCGGCATCAGCGCCTGCTGGCCGGGGTCGATGCCCAACGGGGTCAGCGCGATCACCGGGACGTCGGGAACGTCCGGTCCGGCCCGAAGTTCGGTGGCGAGTTCGGCCAGCGTGCCGCGCTCGGCGACGCCGACGTGGATCCACCTGTCGCTCACGTGGTAGTCGATCAGCGGTTCCCGCACGTGGTCCGGGAAGTCCCCGAGCAACTCGGCGCACATCTCGCGCATGGCAGGGAGCCCCTGCCGGAGCTGCTCCGGAGACGGCGCCATCCGCTCGCTCGCGGCCAGGCTCGCCTCGGGAGGCAGGAAGTCGTCCCAGTCGCGGTGGAAGGCGTCCAGCCAGACCAGCCCGGCCACCTCCCGCGGGTACAGCTGCGCGAACCGATGCGCGTAGGCGCCGCCGAGGGAGTGCGCCACCAGAACGTACGGGGCGGCGATGTCCTGGGCGTGCAGCAGCTCGTGCAGTTCCGCGGCGACCGCGGCGGCGGGGCGCGGCAGCGGGAGGGGGTCGCTGTAGCCGGTGCCGCCGCGGTCGTACACGACGGCGGTGGTGAACCGTGAAACCCCTTGCTGGACACCGAAATAGTCCAGACCGACCGCGCTCGCGCCCGGCAGGAACACCACGGCCGGTCCGCCGCTGCCCGACCGATGCACGAAAAGGCGGCGGCCGTCGACTTCCTGGAACCCGCCGACCGCAGGAGCGGGCGGAGCCGCGGAAGTGATGTTCTTCGTCATGCGCCAAGGCTCCAACCCTGACGCAGCGTCAGGGTCAAGCTTTTCCGCGCGGAGTGCTCGCGCTGGGGCCACTTCGGCTCAGAGCGGCGAGGAATACGTGGCCGCGTCCGCACAACGCACCCGGTCGGCGCGGCCCGGCGGGGACGGACGGGGGGAAGCGTCCCCGCCGGGCAGGCGGGCCGGGGCCGTCAGGCGGGCCCGGCCGGTCAGGGGGACCGGCTCGCCAGGCGGGCCCGCGGCATAAGGCCGTCCGGCCAGTCAGAGGGACCGGCTCGCGAGGTGGGCCCGCCGCGGCAAGCCGACCGGCCGGTCAGGCGGGCGCCGTGACCGACACCGCCGCGTCGAAGAACCACGCGACGGTGAGCGCGCCGGGGTCGACGACGCCCCGCGCGTGCTCGCCGACGTAGCTGGCGCGACCGCGCCGGGCCAGCAGCTGCTCGGTGGACTCGGCTCCCTCGTGCGCGGCGGTGGCGGCCGAGCGCAGCGCGCCGGGCAGGTCGGTGCCTTCCCCGACCGCGGCGCTCAGCGCCTCGGCGGCGGGCACCATCGCGTCGACCATCGTCTTGTGCCCGACCTCGGCCTTGCCGAGCCGCTGCACGACGGCGGCTGCGTTGGCCGCGCCGGTGGCGACGGCCTCCGCGGTGGTCGCGGCCGCGAACGCCTTGGCGAACTCCCGGAACCACATGCCGAACAGCGGTCCGCTGGTGCCGCCGGTGTTGAGGAATCCGTTGGCCACCGCGGTGAACACCGCCTCCGGGCTGTCGGTGGGCCCGGCCTCCAGGTTCGCCGATGCCCGCCGCAGCGCGGAGCGGAGGTTGGTGCCGTAGTCGCCGTCGCCCGCGCGGCGGTCGAGGTCGGTCAGGTCGGCGAAGCGGTCGTCGATGTCGGCGGTGAACCGGTCGATCCAGGACCGGGCGTCCTCTGCGGTGAGGGATTGCATGTCGGGTCTCCGTTCGTCGTTCACCAGGTCAGGGCGGGGGTCCGGACCGGCGCGTCCCACAGGTCCACGAAGTCGTCCTCGGCGCGCAGCAGGGTCACCGAGAAGCCGCGCATGTCCAGGGCCGTCACGTAGGGGCCGACCAGCGACCGGGCCACGCCGACGCCGAGGCCGCCGAGGAAGGCGGTCAGCTCGCGGTGCGCCACCGACAGTTCGAGGGCGTGGGTGGAGCCGAGGCCGTTGACGATGGCGATCACCCGGTCGCCGTCGCCGAGGCCGAGCTCGGCGGTGATCGGCCGGGTGAGCTCGGCGACCAGGTCGCGGGCGGGGCCGAACGGGCGGCGGCCGACACCGTGCTCGCCGTGGATGCCGACGCCGAACTCCACCTCGTCGGCGGGAAGTTCGAAGGAGGGCTGCGACTGGCCGGGGTGGGTGCACGCCTGCAACGCCAGCGCCATCGTGCGGGCGGAGTCGACGACCCGCTTGCCGAGCAGGGCCAGGTCCGACAGCGACGCACCGCGTTCGGCCGCCGCACCGCAGATCTTCTCCACCGCGACCACCGCGGCCGTGCCGCGCCGCCCGGGTCCGCCCTCGTCGGCGCTGGAGGTGGCCAGGTCGTCGTCGACCAGGACGGTCTCGACCTCGATGCCGTCCTCGCGGGCCAGTTCGGCGGCGATGGAGAAGTTCAGCACGTCGCCGGTGTAGTTCTTGACGACCAGCAGCACGCCCCGGCCGCGGTCGGCGGCGCCGATCGCCGCACGGATCTGGAAGGCGGTCGGGCTGGCGAACACCGCGCCCGGCACCGCCGCGTCGAGCATGCCCCTGCCGACGAAACCGGTGTGCAGCGGCTCGTGGCCGGATCCGCCGCCGGAGACCAGGGCGACCTTCGGGCTCGCGGCGTCGTCGTCGGCGCGGACGACGTAGGCGGGGTCCGGGTTGGCGCGCAGCAGGTCCGGGTGCGCCTGTTGCAGGCCCTGCAACGCCTCGGCCACGAAGTCATCCGGGTCGTTGATCAACTGCCGCACTGACATCCAGCGCCCTCCTCCGGGAGCGTCGCGCCGGTCCGGCCCCGAACCGGCGTCGTTGCCGTATCGTCGAATTCGATTCGACGATGTCGAAAGCGTTTCGCACCATACGGCGCCGTTTCACTGCTGTAAAGTGCGGTGTCCATTCCCCCGCCGGGCCGGACACGGGGGACGGCCGGAGAGGACGCGATGATCCAGTCCGTCGATCGGGCGATCCGCGTTCTCGGCGTCCTGCAGGGAGCGCGGCTGCTGAGCCTGTCGGAGGTCGCCGCCCGGCTGGAGCTGCCGCCGTCGACCGTGCACGGCATCATCAAGACGCTGCTCGCGCACGGGATGGTCGTGCAGGACCGGGCGACCGCCCGCTACCGGCTGGGGCCGGCGGTGCTCAAGCTCGGCAACGTCTACCTCGACACGCTGGAGCTGCGTTCGCACACGCTGTCCTGGTCGGCGGAGCTGGCGCGCCGCACCGGCTTCGCGGTGCGCACCGGGGTCGCGCTGCCGGACGAGGTGATGATCATCCACCACGAGCCGCGGCCGGACGGGTCCCGCCAGATGCCCGAGGTCGGCATCGTGATCCCGATCCACGCCAGCGCGCTCGGCAAGGTCATCCTCGCCTACTCCCCCGCGCTGGCCGACGGGCTGGGCAGCGGCGAGCTGCGCAGCATGACCGGCGACACCGTCACCGACGCGAACGCGCTGCGCGAGCAGCTCACCGCGGTGCGCTCCAACGCGCTGGCGACCGAGCAGGAGGAGGCGGTGCTGGGCGAATGCGGGCTCGCCGCGCCGATCTTCGACTCGACGGGCGCGGTCGCGGGCGCGATCGGCGTGGTCGTGCCGATGCTGGAATGGCCCGCGGAAGGCGCGGTCGCGACGGCGGTGCGCGAGGCTGCCCGCAACATCTCCCGGGAACTCGGCGCACCACGCTGGCCCGCCGCCTGATGACCTGGATCGCCGACACCCCGGCCGTACCTGGGGCCCTCCTCGCGGCGCGGTGCCGACGCCACTTCTGACACCTGCCCAGACGGACCGGTGTCCCCGCGGCTGGCACCAACGGAAGACGCTCCTCCCCGCCGCGCGGCGCCGGGAGGGACCGGCCTCCCTATGGTTGCTCCATGCCGTCCCGAGCGATCCCGTGGTCCGTCCGGCCGAGCGCGTGCGCCGTGGAGGGCGCGCGGTGAGGGGGTCGCTGCGGGCGCGCATCGCCGTCGCCGCCGCCCTGGCGGTCGCGGTCGCGGTGTCGGCGATGGCCGTCGCCGGTTACGCGATCGTCGCCCACGAGCTCGACCGCTCGCTCAACCTCGGCCTCCAGCGCGAGGTGACGCGGCTGGTGCGCCAGGAGCAGGCGCGGCCGGACTCGTGGAGCCCATCGGGGCCGTGTGTCTTCCTCGCCGCCCCGGCGTGCGTGCAGCGGGTCGGCACCGACGGGCGGGGCGAGGGCGACTACGCGCTGCCGGTCGACGACGGCGCGCGGGCGGTGGCGGCCGGGGCCCGGTCCGCCTACTACCGCGACGTGACGCTGGAGGGGTATCCGGTCCGCGTGCTGACCGCGCCGCTCGCGCCCGGCACCGCGGTGCAGGTGGCCGTGCGCTCCGACCGCAACGCCGAGAGCCTGAACCGGATCGGCGTGGCCTTCCTGCTCGCCGGGCTCGCCGGGGCCGGACTCGCGGCCGGCGCCGGTTTCGTCGTCGCGCGCACCGGGTTGGCGCCGGTCGCGGCGCTGACCGCGACCGCGGAGCGGGTCGCCCGCACCCGCGACCCGGACGAGCGCATCGAGGTCACCGGCACCGACGAGCTGGCCCGGCTGGCGACCAGCTTCAACACGATGCTCGTCGAGCTGCGGCACGCGCTGGACACCGCGCAGCGGTCGCTGTCCGCGCAACGCCGCCTGGTCGCCGACGCCTCGCACGAGCTGCGCACCCCGCTGACCGGGCTGCGCACCAACATCGACCTGCTCGCCCGCGCCGAACGCCTCACCCCGCGGCAGCGCTTCGACACCGTGGAGGCGTTGCGGGTGCAGGGAACCGAGCTCACCGGGCTGGTCAACGACCTGATCGACCTGGCGCGCGGCGACGATCCCGAGGCACCGGCGGAGGCGGCCGAGGACGTCGCGCTCGACCGGCTCGTCGCCGACTGCGTGCGGCGCGCGCAGCGGCACTGGCCGCGGATCACCTTCGAGTCCCGGCTCGACGCGGCGATCATCGAGGGTGCTCCCGCCAGGCTGGCCCGCGCGGTCACCAACCTGCTCGACAACGCCTCCAAGTTCAGCCCGCCGGGAGGTGTCGTGGAGGTCGTGCTGCGAGATCGGGAGCTGACGATCCGCGACCACGGCCCGGGAATCCCGGCCGAGGACGCCGAGCACGTCTTCGACCGCTTCTACCGCGCCGCCTCGGCGCGCGGGCTCCCTGGCTCCGGCCTGGGGCTGGCGATCGTCCGGCAGGTGGCCGATGCGCACGGGGCGACGGTCACCGCCGAGGCGCCCGAGGGCGGCGGAACCGCCATGCGAGTGCGATTTCCCGCCGAACCAGGGACGTGATGGCCACCTCGCACCACTCGGGGGTCGGCCGCGTGCACAATACGTTCTGTCGATCAAGCGCGAAAGGACGTCATGGGACGCAACGTGCGGTTATCGCTGAGCATCCTGCTGGCGGCGGGACTCACTT of Saccharopolyspora erythraea contains these proteins:
- a CDS encoding response regulator transcription factor, encoding MRVLVVEDEPGVRDAVVRGLESEGYEIRAAGDGARALTEITAWRPGAIVLDLLMPFMDGLTMCRRLRAYGDRTPILVLTARDAVADRIDGLDAGADDYLVKPFDLDELLARVRALLRRSYPGDDTVLRCADLTVDTGAHRVRRGQRTVELSRTEYALLEVLLRNAGQAMPRGLLVERVWGQDFGPSSNSLEVYVRYLRRKLEAAGEPRLVHTVRGVGYRLDESL
- a CDS encoding MerR family transcriptional regulator, translating into MLTISQLAATAGVTVRTVRHYHQVGLLPEPERDASGYRRYSAQAAVDLIRIRTLADAGVPLARIDALLHAQQAEFAAAITDIDAELQRKIDQLTQHRHRIAELDSGERLVLPPEVVANLDRMRSLGVSERTVLLERDTWILMQALDPDAMEQGIRDKTASFDDPETVRLYLLCDQSVDWDPDDPRVDQLIEELDRWELEHERDSSRPGNMELAFSRVAEASPAWRRILDVLADRGRRRRTAVSDS
- a CDS encoding cytochrome P450; the protein is MTRTVPIPHGLPMERDAGPFDPPSQITRLRDAHPVSPMIFPDGHEGWLVTGYDAVRRLMADTRFSSRQDIGIQHVPYETPGMPAPTEPSPQVPGLFIAMDPPEHTRLRRKLTGAFTVKRMKMLEEQIVDITELQLDELARLTPPVDLVKEFALPVPSLVICELLGVPYADRDDFQANSAKFMVRDQSLDEKMAAWGAMTTYLAELVTRKRAEPGDDVLSDLARHDDLTIEELTGAAFLLLLAGHETTANMLALGTFALLEHPEQLAELRADPDLLPDAVEELLRYLSVADVFYRYATDDIELGGETIGRGSTVVVSLLAANRDPQRFENPDSLDIHRKARGHLSFGHGIHQCLGQQLARIEMRAGFGGLLRRFPVLELAIPAGEVKLRTDMNIYGVHELPVTWTETAR
- a CDS encoding alpha/beta fold hydrolase, whose translation is MTKNITSAAPPAPAVGGFQEVDGRRLFVHRSGSGGPAVVFLPGASAVGLDYFGVQQGVSRFTTAVVYDRGGTGYSDPLPLPRPAAAVAAELHELLHAQDIAAPYVLVAHSLGGAYAHRFAQLYPREVAGLVWLDAFHRDWDDFLPPEASLAASERMAPSPEQLRQGLPAMREMCAELLGDFPDHVREPLIDYHVSDRWIHVGVAERGTLAELATELRAGPDVPDVPVIALTPLGIDPGQQALMPEQTLQAMHDGKKRLDAALVSAVSHGEQRILSDTGHSQLCFERSDAVVQAIRDVVGRARA
- the dhaL gene encoding dihydroxyacetone kinase subunit DhaL: MQSLTAEDARSWIDRFTADIDDRFADLTDLDRRAGDGDYGTNLRSALRRASANLEAGPTDSPEAVFTAVANGFLNTGGTSGPLFGMWFREFAKAFAAATTAEAVATGAANAAAVVQRLGKAEVGHKTMVDAMVPAAEALSAAVGEGTDLPGALRSAATAAHEGAESTEQLLARRGRASYVGEHARGVVDPGALTVAWFFDAAVSVTAPA
- a CDS encoding dihydroxyacetone kinase subunit DhaK codes for the protein MSVRQLINDPDDFVAEALQGLQQAHPDLLRANPDPAYVVRADDDAASPKVALVSGGGSGHEPLHTGFVGRGMLDAAVPGAVFASPTAFQIRAAIGAADRGRGVLLVVKNYTGDVLNFSIAAELAREDGIEVETVLVDDDLATSSADEGGPGRRGTAAVVAVEKICGAAAERGASLSDLALLGKRVVDSARTMALALQACTHPGQSQPSFELPADEVEFGVGIHGEHGVGRRPFGPARDLVAELTRPITAELGLGDGDRVIAIVNGLGSTHALELSVAHRELTAFLGGLGVGVARSLVGPYVTALDMRGFSVTLLRAEDDFVDLWDAPVRTPALTW
- a CDS encoding IclR family transcriptional regulator, whose product is MIQSVDRAIRVLGVLQGARLLSLSEVAARLELPPSTVHGIIKTLLAHGMVVQDRATARYRLGPAVLKLGNVYLDTLELRSHTLSWSAELARRTGFAVRTGVALPDEVMIIHHEPRPDGSRQMPEVGIVIPIHASALGKVILAYSPALADGLGSGELRSMTGDTVTDANALREQLTAVRSNALATEQEEAVLGECGLAAPIFDSTGAVAGAIGVVVPMLEWPAEGAVATAVREAARNISRELGAPRWPAA
- a CDS encoding HAMP domain-containing sensor histidine kinase gives rise to the protein MRGSLRARIAVAAALAVAVAVSAMAVAGYAIVAHELDRSLNLGLQREVTRLVRQEQARPDSWSPSGPCVFLAAPACVQRVGTDGRGEGDYALPVDDGARAVAAGARSAYYRDVTLEGYPVRVLTAPLAPGTAVQVAVRSDRNAESLNRIGVAFLLAGLAGAGLAAGAGFVVARTGLAPVAALTATAERVARTRDPDERIEVTGTDELARLATSFNTMLVELRHALDTAQRSLSAQRRLVADASHELRTPLTGLRTNIDLLARAERLTPRQRFDTVEALRVQGTELTGLVNDLIDLARGDDPEAPAEAAEDVALDRLVADCVRRAQRHWPRITFESRLDAAIIEGAPARLARAVTNLLDNASKFSPPGGVVEVVLRDRELTIRDHGPGIPAEDAEHVFDRFYRAASARGLPGSGLGLAIVRQVADAHGATVTAEAPEGGGTAMRVRFPAEPGT